The following coding sequences lie in one Arachis hypogaea cultivar Tifrunner chromosome 4, arahy.Tifrunner.gnm2.J5K5, whole genome shotgun sequence genomic window:
- the LOC112744780 gene encoding histone-lysine N-methyltransferase ATX2-like — MAFLPQPRESAEPEDCEETIVTTATAATTARAIAAAEEDNGTIDVHTTRGATIRYLPLDHLYSATSPCSGSSNVMSKKVKARKLTPHFHQNDDVSAKTTNCNNNGDDDAENVSTDSSVVAVPPNDVDSNDDKPPLIFVYSRRRKRGGSDSTTASFYNSLSGRAGKDPAERVAAKKRKIGTTELEKLGVDLGALGVLDNGPRLRECRISNNDGGGGGVSVEKLVSESRTVKRWVGLSFDNADPEAFIGLRCKVFWPMDIKWYAGHVKGYDIETKIHHVKYDDGEEENLILSNENVKFHISREEMKRLNLSYGKVRDSNVSDCDVEEMLAMAASLNDCQQFEPGDIVWAKLTGHAMWPAVVLDESLARKCKGLNTLGGNSVPVQFFGTHDFARVRLQQVKSFLSGLLTELYTKCNKTSFFDSMEEAKRYLNEQKLPSEMLALQKGCTADDRKNVTGEDGQCTDSGEDSLSDKEPSIALENIKFPLEVGDLQIISLGKVVEDSSSFCDGKSIWPEGYTAVRKFTSVTDAKVSAAYKMEVLRDPESKERPLFRVTVDGGEQFNNHTPSACWTQIYQRINKLERDGSEASVAEDRVESGYESGTDMFGFSNPEVAKLIQGLSKSKVSSKKSSLKLGSRRYNDLPVGYRPVHINWFDLDKCNVCHMDEEYETNLFLQCDKCRMMVHARCYGELESVNGVLWLCNLCRSGDPPPPCCLCPLIGGAMKPTTDGRWAHLACAMWIPETCLADVKKMEPIDGLNRISKDRWKLLCSICGVSYGACIQCSNNSCRVAYHPLCARAAGLCVELENEDRLYLLSVDDDEEQCIRLLSFCKKHRQPSNEHSVANERIVRAAGPCSDYEPPPNPSGCARSEPYDYFGRRGRKEPEVLAAASSKRLFVENQPYLVGGYCQHGLSNELEPSGRGVFPQVHRLRTSLGDDSGDILSISEKYKYMRKTFRKRLAFGKSRIHGFGIFAKHPYKGGDMVIEYTGELVRPPIADRRERFIYNSLVGAGTYMFRVNDERVIDATRAGSIAHLINHSCAPNCYSRVINANGDEHIIIFAKRDIKQWEELTYDYRFFSIDERLSCYCGFPKCRGIVNDTEAEERATALYAPRNELIDWRGE, encoded by the exons ATGGCATTCCTTCCACAACCACGTGAATCAGCAGAACCCGAAGATTGCGAAGAAACCATTGTCACAACCGCAACAGCGGCAACTACAGCTAGAGCAATAGCAGCAGCAGAAGAAGATAACGGAACCATCGACGTTCATACAACAAGAGGCGCAACCATAAGGTACCTTCCATTGGATCATCTCTACTCTGCCACGTCACCCTGCAGTGGCTCCTCCAACGTCATGTCCAAGAAAGTTAAGGCTCGCAAGCTCACACCGCATTTTCACCAAAACGACGACGTTAGCGCCAAAACGACGAACTGCAACAACAacggtgatgatgatgctgagaATGTTTCTACTGATAGTTCTGTTGTTGCTGTCCCGCCGAATGATGTTGACAGCAATGATGATAAGCCACCGCTAATTTTTGTTTACTCTCGGCGGCGAAAGAGGGGTGGTTCTGATTCTACTACTGCGTCGTTTTACAATTCACTATCGGGTCGGGCTGGGAAGGACCCGGCGGAAAGGGTGGCTGCGAAGAAGAGGAAGATTGGGACCACCGAGCTGGAGAAATTGGGAGTGGATTTGGGCGCGTTGGGAGTGCTTGACAACGGGCCTAGATTGAGAGAATGCCGCATTAGTAATaacgatggtggtggtggtggcgttTCAGTGGAGAAGTTGGTATCTGAATCTCGTACAGTGAAGAGATGGGTTGG GTTGAGTTTTGATAATGCTGACCCTGAGGCGTTCATTGGGTTGCGATGCAAG GTGTTTTGGCCAATGGATATAAAATGGTACGCTGGCCATGTCAAAGGTTATGATATCGAAACTAAGATACACCAT GTTAAATATGATGATGGCGAGGAAGAAAATTTAATTCTTTCAAATGAAAATGTGAAATTTCATATCTCCCGCGAGGAGATGAAGCGCTTGAATTTGAGTTATGGCAAAGTTCGTGACAGTAATGTCTCTGATTGTGATGTTGAAGAGATGCTTGCGATGGCTGCAAGTTTGAATGATTGTCAACAATTTGAACCTGGAGACATCGTATGGGCTAAGCTAACAG GCCATGCAATGTGGCCAGCTGTTGTTCTGGATGAATCACTTGCACGCAAGTGCAAGGGTTTGAATACATTGGGAGGAAACTCAGTTCCTGTCCAGTTTTTTGGCACCCATGACTTTGCAAG GGTTAGACTGCAGCAGGTGAAATCGTTCCTAAGTGGACTTCTTACTGAACTATACACAAAGTGCAACAAAACCAGTTTCTTTGACAGTATGGAAGAGGCAAAGAG GTATTTAAATGAACAGAAACTTCCCTCAGAGATGCTAGCGTTGCAAAAAGGATGTACAGCTGATGACCGTAAAAATGTAACTGGAGAGGATGGACAGTGTACAGATTCAGGAGAAGATTCTTTGAGTGACAAAGAGCCTTCCATAGCACTGGAAAACATTAAATTTCCCTTAGAAGTAGGAGACCTACAAATTATAAGCCTTG GGAAAGTAGTTGAAGATTCTTCATCTTTCTGTGATGGAAAATCCATCTGGCCTGAAGGGTACACTGCAGTGAGGAAGTTTACTTCAGTCACTG ATGCTAAAGTATCTGCTGCTTATAAAATGGAGGTCCTGAGAGATCCAGAGTCCAAAGAACGACCTCTATTTAGAGTGACAGTTGATGGTGGTGAGCAG TTCAACAATCATACACCATCAGCTTGCTGGACCCAAATATACCAAAGGATAAATAAATTAGAAAGGGATGGTTCTGAAGCTTCTGTTGCGGAAGATAGGGTAGAAAGCGGATATGAATCTGGGACTGATATGTTTGGTTTCTCCAATCCTGAAGTGGCTAAACTAATACAG GGATTATCCAAATCCAAAGTTTCTTCAAAGAAATCAAGTTTGAAGTTAGGTTCCAGAAGATATAATGACCTACCTGTTGGTTATAGGCCGGTTCatattaattggtttgatcttgaTAAGTGCAATGTCTGCCACATGGATGAG GAGTACGAGACCAATCTGTTTCTGCAGTGTGACAAATGCAGGATGATG GTGCATGCTAGATGCTATGGAGAACTGGAATCTGTTAATGGAGTGCTATGGTTGTGCAACTTATGTCGATCGGGTGATCCTCCACCACCTTGTTGCTTATGTCCACTAATAG GAGGGGCAATGAAGCCTACAACAGATGGCCGATGGGCACATTTGGCTTGTGCTATGTGGATACCTG AGACTTGCTTAGCTGATGTCAAAAAGATGGAACCTATTGATGGTTTGAACAGAATCAGTAAG GACCGCTGGAAGTTGTTATGTAGCATATGTGGTGTATCTTATGGTGCTTGCATCCAA TGTTCAAACAATTCTTGCCGAGTAGCATATCATCCACTTTGTGCTCGTGCTGCTGGTCTTTGTGTTGAG cTTGAGAATGAGGACAGGCTCTATCTACTttctgttgatgatgatgaagagcaGTGCATTCGACTGCTTTCTTTTTGCAAGAAACATAGGCAGCCATCTAATGAACATTCTGTTGCCAATGAACGAATTGTTCGAGCTGCGGGTCCATGTTCTGACTATGAACCACCACCCAACCCATCTGGATGTGCTCGAAGTG AACCATATGATTATTTTGGCAGGAGAGGACGGAAAGAACCTGAAGTTCTTGCAGCTGCATCGTCAAAACGTTTGTTTGTTGAGAACCAACCATACCTAGTAGGTGGGTACTGCCAGCATGGGTTGTCTAATGAGCTAGAACCTTCTGGCAGAGGAGTCTTCCCCCAAGTACATAGGCTGAGGACCTCTTTGGGTGATGATTCGGGTGACATACTTTCTATTTCAGAGAAATACAAGTACATGAGGAAAACTTTTCGCAAACGGCTAGCATTTG GGAAATCAAGAATTCATGGATTTGGCATATTTGCAAAGCATCCATATAAAGGTGGAGACATG GTGATTGAATACACTGGTGAACTTGTTAGGCCTCCCATAGCTGACCGGAGAGAGCGCTTCATATACAATTCTTTGGTG GGTGCTGGAACATACATGTTCCGGGTTAATGATGAACGAGTCATTGATGCCACTAGAGCAGGAAGCATAGCTCATTTAATTAATCATTCTTGTGCA CCGAATTGCTATTCGCGAGTTATTAATGCTAATGGGGATGAGCATATTATAATATTTGCAAAGAGGGACATTAAACAATGGGAAGAGCTTACATATGATTATAG ATTTTTCTCAATTGATGAGCGGCTTTCTTGTTACTGTGGTTTCCCAAAATGCCGAGGTATAGTTAACGATACTGAGGCAGAAGAGCGAGCTACTGCTCTGTATGCACCTCGGAACGAGTTGATAGATTGGAGAGGAGAATGA
- the LOC112744781 gene encoding dirigent protein 9-like — protein MANGFCIFFFLFTIFSVAYSARNLDEINPQPQQPVGNLPGPGVATIPSVTTGPVPTTPQITPVVAATPATATATATGPATGDSGVEDANAGTGIEVTNAGPPVASPANKGTPAELPQPQAQVPAIPEATPQSKEPSLSFFMHDILGGSQPSARVVAGIIASTDVTGLPFSKANNNIFPISGGIPLVNPKLNGIITNNNLPLLVGLSGGQASPVFKNSGTGNTVTGSSTQPFITAGNLPAGLTVQKLMFGSVTVIDDQLTEGPELGSAVIGKGQGFYLASSLDGSSKTIVLTILMHVESENHNNGIEDTISFFGIHRTASTESEVAVIGGTGKYENAKGYATVETLLKEDQHTTDGVDTILNFNVYLSE, from the coding sequence ATGGCCAATGGTTTTTGCATCTTTTTCTTCCTGTTCACAATATTTTCAGTTGCTTACTCCGCAAGAAATCTAGATGAAATTAATCCCCAACCCCAACAACCCGTAGGCAATCTACCAGGACCTGGAGTTGCTACCATTCCTTCAGTCACAACAGGACCAGTTCCCACCACACCCCAAATAACTCCGGTCGTAGCCGCAACCCcagccacagccacagccacTGCCACTGGTCCTGCAACCGGAGATTCAGGTGTTGAAGATGCCAATGCGGGCACAGGCATTGAAGTTACCAATGCAGGCCCACCAGTGGCTAGTCCGGCCAACAAGGGAACTCCGGCCGAACTTCCACAACCACAAGCCCAAGTCCCGGCCATCCCTGAAGCAACACCACAATCAAAAGAGCCGTCACTTTCTTTCTTCATGCATGACATCCTTGGAGGATCACAACCATCAGCCAGAGTAGTGGCCGGAATCATCGCGAGCACCGATGTAACCGGCCTACCATTCTCAAAAGCCAACAACAATATCTTCCCAATAAGTGGAGGAATCCCACTAGTTAACCCCAAACTCAATGGAATCATCACCAATAACAATTTGCCACTCCTTGTAGGCCTAAGTGGTGGACAAGCCTCCCCTGTGTTCAAAAATAGTGGTACCGGCAACACGGTTACAGGAAGCAGTACCCAGCCGTTTATCACGGCTGGGAACCTCCCGGCCGGGTTGACGGTCCAAAAACTCATGTTTGGCTCTGTGACTGTGATTGATGACCAATTAACAGAAGGGCCAGAGCTAGGTTCTGCTGTGATTGGAAAGGGACAAGGATTCTACTTGGCTAGTTCATTGGATGGTTCAAGCAAAACAATTGTGCTTACAATTTTGATGCATGTTGAAAGTGAGAATCACAACAATGGAATTGAGGATACTATAAGTTTCTTTGGGATTCATAGGACTGCATCAACAGAATCTGAGGTAGCAGTGATTGGTGGAACTGGTAAGTATGAGAATGCTAAAGGGTATGCTACTGTGGAAACACTTCTCAAGGAGGATCAGCACACCACAGATGGGGTTGATACCATACTCAATTTCAATGTCTATCTTTCTGAGTAG